The following proteins are co-located in the Streptomyces sp. NBC_01198 genome:
- a CDS encoding response regulator transcription factor, translating into MTIRLLIVDDHPVVRDGLRGVFDGDPGFTVAGEAADGAEGVDRAVALAVDVVLMDLRMPRMGGVEAIRLLAGRAPAIRVLVLTTYDTDADVLPAIEAGATGYLLKDAPREELVRAVHAAHRGEAVLAPTVASRILGHVRTPAPAAPETTPTDRELEVLRLVAAGTTNKEAARRLFISEATVKTHLLHLYAKLGVRDRAAAVAAAYKAGLLG; encoded by the coding sequence GTGACCATTCGCCTGCTCATCGTCGATGACCACCCCGTCGTCCGCGACGGCCTGCGCGGCGTCTTCGACGGCGACCCGGGCTTCACCGTCGCCGGGGAGGCCGCCGACGGCGCCGAGGGCGTCGACCGGGCCGTGGCGCTGGCGGTGGACGTCGTGCTGATGGACCTGCGGATGCCGCGGATGGGCGGCGTCGAGGCGATCCGGCTGCTGGCCGGGCGGGCGCCCGCGATCCGCGTGCTGGTCCTGACCACCTACGACACCGACGCCGACGTGCTGCCCGCGATCGAGGCGGGTGCGACCGGCTATCTGCTCAAGGACGCGCCCCGCGAGGAACTGGTCCGCGCGGTGCACGCCGCCCACCGCGGCGAGGCCGTCCTGGCCCCGACCGTGGCCAGCAGGATCCTCGGGCACGTCCGCACCCCGGCCCCCGCCGCGCCCGAGACGACCCCCACCGACCGCGAGCTGGAGGTCCTCCGCCTGGTCGCCGCGGGCACCACCAACAAGGAGGCGGCCCGCCGGCTGTTCATCAGCGAGGCGACCGTCAAGACCCACCTGCTGCACCTGTACGCCAAGCTCGGCGTACGCGACCGCGCCGCCGCGGTGGCCGCCGCGTACAAGGCGGGCCTGCTGGGCTGA
- a CDS encoding DUF6296 family protein has translation MDYPETYELVFHAAAVEDDAVLVHRTDQAGAGGYPIYQDETGIVRAEISADGEVRMVASGGHQSPDTPLSVRCVPR, from the coding sequence ATGGACTATCCCGAAACATACGAGCTGGTGTTCCACGCGGCCGCCGTCGAGGACGACGCGGTACTGGTGCACCGCACCGACCAGGCAGGCGCCGGCGGCTACCCCATCTACCAGGACGAGACCGGCATCGTCCGCGCCGAGATCAGCGCGGACGGCGAGGTCCGCATGGTCGCCAGCGGCGGCCACCAGTCACCGGACACCCCGCTGTCCGTGCGCTGCGTCCCGCGCTGA
- the nhaA gene encoding Na+/H+ antiporter NhaA, whose translation MFRGFSTPLTGQTERDSSGVSSPWAYIRTETGSAAVLLAATLAALAWVNIGPGSYVMVWDTTHLSVRLGSHGINMDLREWVNSGLMTLFFLVVGLEARREFDLGELRDRRRIPLPLLAGISGMVVPVAIYLALNSGRSSGHGWGAAMSTDTAFALGMLALLGSRFPRRLHTFILTVAVVDDFVALVVIAVAYSEDLRWTPLLIGVGVLLLVGVLRWTGTRRGPLYALVGIVAWVAFLKSGVDPVVVGLIMGLLSYAYPASRDALERASGLFRSFREQPTPELEREARQGIASALSPNDRLQRLFHPWSSYVIVPLFALANAGIQINGSLLASAFTSRITLGILLAYALGKPIGIVTASVLATRLSGGRMRPPVGWGAVTGGGTIAGIGFTVSLLIATLAFHGRELDMAKIGVLTAVVWAMVSTSLVALITSRLPKELRARALLGTAEAVVDLAEPVDPEHDHLRGPMNAPVTVVEYGDFECPYCGQAEDVVRELLSDFGDVRYVWRHLPLTDVHPHAQLAAEASEVAGLQGAFWEMHDRLFEHQDKLQVKDLLAYAKDLSLDVGAFHEALRGRKGAPRVERDVESADLSGVSGTPTFFINGRRHHGAYDIQSLSAAVIAARDRAVLIDGADPGTR comes from the coding sequence ATGTTCCGGGGCTTCAGTACGCCCTTGACGGGTCAGACCGAGCGGGACAGTTCCGGGGTCTCGTCGCCGTGGGCGTACATCCGGACCGAGACCGGCAGTGCGGCCGTGCTGCTGGCCGCGACGCTGGCCGCGCTGGCGTGGGTGAACATCGGGCCGGGCAGCTACGTCATGGTCTGGGACACCACCCATCTGTCGGTGCGGCTCGGGTCGCACGGGATCAACATGGACCTGCGGGAGTGGGTGAACAGCGGACTGATGACGCTGTTCTTCCTGGTCGTGGGGCTTGAGGCACGCCGTGAGTTCGACCTGGGCGAGCTGCGTGACCGGCGGCGGATCCCGCTGCCGCTGCTGGCCGGGATCAGCGGGATGGTGGTCCCGGTGGCGATCTACCTGGCGCTGAACTCGGGCCGCTCCTCCGGGCACGGCTGGGGCGCCGCGATGTCGACCGACACCGCCTTCGCGCTGGGCATGCTGGCGCTGCTCGGGTCGCGCTTCCCGCGGCGGCTGCACACCTTCATCCTCACCGTGGCGGTGGTCGACGACTTCGTGGCGCTCGTGGTGATCGCGGTCGCCTACAGCGAGGACCTGAGGTGGACGCCGCTGCTGATCGGCGTCGGGGTGCTGCTGCTGGTGGGGGTGCTGCGCTGGACCGGGACGCGGCGCGGGCCGCTCTACGCCCTGGTGGGGATCGTCGCCTGGGTGGCGTTCCTGAAGTCCGGGGTGGATCCGGTGGTGGTGGGCCTGATCATGGGCCTGCTGTCGTACGCCTACCCGGCGTCGCGGGACGCGCTGGAGCGGGCCAGCGGGCTCTTCCGGTCCTTCCGCGAGCAGCCGACCCCGGAACTGGAGCGGGAGGCGAGGCAGGGCATCGCCTCGGCGCTGTCGCCCAACGACCGCCTGCAGCGGCTGTTCCACCCGTGGAGCAGCTACGTGATCGTGCCGCTGTTCGCGCTGGCCAACGCCGGCATCCAGATCAACGGGTCGCTGCTCGCCAGCGCCTTCACCTCGCGGATCACGCTGGGCATCCTGCTCGCCTACGCGCTCGGCAAGCCGATCGGGATCGTCACGGCCTCGGTGCTCGCCACCCGGCTCAGCGGCGGCCGGATGCGGCCGCCGGTGGGCTGGGGGGCGGTGACCGGCGGCGGCACCATCGCCGGGATCGGCTTCACGGTCTCGCTGCTGATCGCGACGCTGGCCTTCCACGGGCGCGAGCTGGACATGGCGAAGATCGGTGTGCTCACCGCGGTGGTCTGGGCGATGGTCTCCACCTCCCTGGTGGCGCTGATCACCTCCCGGCTGCCGAAGGAGCTCAGGGCGCGGGCGCTGCTGGGCACCGCCGAGGCGGTCGTCGACCTCGCCGAGCCGGTGGACCCCGAGCACGACCACTTGCGGGGGCCGATGAACGCGCCGGTGACGGTGGTGGAGTACGGCGACTTCGAGTGCCCCTACTGCGGCCAGGCGGAAGACGTGGTGCGCGAGCTGCTCTCCGACTTCGGCGACGTCCGCTACGTGTGGCGGCACCTGCCGCTGACCGACGTGCACCCGCACGCCCAGCTCGCCGCGGAGGCCTCCGAGGTCGCCGGACTCCAGGGGGCCTTCTGGGAGATGCACGACCGGCTCTTCGAGCACCAGGACAAACTGCAGGTCAAGGATCTGCTGGCGTACGCGAAGGACCTCTCGCTCGACGTGGGCGCCTTCCACGAGGCGCTGCGTGGCCGCAAGGGCGCGCCCAGGGTGGAGCGCGACGTGGAGTCGGCGGATCTGAGCGGGGTGTCCGGCACGCCGACCTTCTTCATCAACGGGCGGCGGCACCACGGGGCGTACGACATCCAGAGTTTGTCGGCGGCGGTGATCGCCGCACGCGACCGCGCGGTGCTGATCGACGGGGCGGACCCCGGCACCCGGTGA
- a CDS encoding SPFH domain-containing protein, producing MFGYRVPAPDEAMLISGGRRGLGGAPFRVVTGHGKFVLPIFRKTRFLTLAMCESEVAETCVTRQGIALTVKAVIAFKVGNDHESIVNAGQRFLSDQDQMSILTGRIFAGHLRSIIGSMTVEEIVTERQKLATEVLETSKTEMAKIGLSVDSLQIQSIDDGETGYIDAMSAPHKAAIQRQAQIAQAQATQASVEAQQVAARNQAEYARQTAVVQAEYSAQVDRAQAQAAQAGPLAQAHAQQEVLAAQTELALRAAELRQQQLVAEIVKPAEAEAERIRVLAVADAERMRIQAAAAASHDRVALDRMIIDQLPQIVKEAAAGLSGANVNVLNGADGLSEIAAGLVSQGLTILDSVRKNLGPDGSPTGSPSGAVELHRPGRGRGKTDGQVDID from the coding sequence ATGTTCGGTTATCGCGTACCCGCACCCGACGAGGCGATGCTGATCTCAGGCGGTCGCCGTGGACTGGGCGGTGCGCCGTTCCGTGTGGTCACCGGGCACGGCAAGTTCGTCCTGCCCATCTTCCGCAAGACCCGGTTCCTGACCCTGGCGATGTGCGAGTCCGAGGTCGCTGAGACCTGTGTGACCCGGCAGGGCATAGCGCTGACCGTGAAGGCCGTCATCGCCTTCAAGGTCGGCAACGACCACGAGAGCATCGTCAACGCCGGCCAGCGCTTCCTGTCCGACCAGGACCAGATGTCGATCCTCACCGGGCGGATCTTCGCCGGCCACCTGCGCTCGATCATCGGCTCGATGACCGTCGAGGAGATCGTCACCGAGCGGCAGAAGCTCGCCACCGAGGTGCTGGAGACCTCCAAGACCGAGATGGCCAAGATCGGCCTGAGCGTGGACTCGCTGCAGATCCAGTCCATCGACGACGGCGAGACCGGCTACATCGACGCGATGTCCGCCCCGCACAAGGCGGCCATCCAGCGGCAGGCGCAGATCGCCCAGGCTCAGGCCACCCAGGCCTCGGTGGAGGCCCAGCAGGTCGCCGCCCGCAACCAGGCCGAGTACGCCCGGCAGACCGCCGTCGTGCAGGCCGAGTATTCCGCCCAGGTGGACCGCGCTCAGGCGCAGGCCGCCCAGGCGGGCCCGCTCGCACAGGCGCACGCCCAGCAGGAGGTGCTGGCCGCGCAGACCGAGCTGGCGCTGCGGGCCGCCGAGCTCCGTCAGCAGCAGCTGGTCGCCGAGATCGTCAAGCCCGCGGAGGCGGAGGCCGAGCGGATCCGGGTGCTCGCCGTCGCCGACGCGGAGCGGATGCGGATCCAGGCCGCCGCGGCGGCCTCCCACGACCGGGTCGCCCTGGACCGGATGATCATCGACCAGCTCCCGCAGATCGTGAAGGAGGCGGCCGCCGGGCTGTCCGGCGCCAACGTCAACGTCCTCAACGGCGCGGACGGCCTCAGCGAGATCGCCGCCGGCCTGGTCAGCCAGGGGCTGACCATCCTGGACTCGGTCCGCAAGAACCTGGGCCCCGACGGCAGCCCCACCGGCTCGCCGTCCGGCGCCGTCGAACTCCACCGCCCCGGCCGCGGCCGCGGCAAGACCGACGGCCAGGTGGACATCGACTGA
- a CDS encoding DUF3040 domain-containing protein — translation MVLSLHERRVIADMERSLSQEDPRLSQRLADFGRTYPEPTRPPPPVEQAPAERGDGRRAGRFTVWSIAVAITLLCGALALSAAGLLAAATVAALCGVACWSVYRRQRRRRPGGPPGGRLRR, via the coding sequence ATGGTCCTTTCCCTTCACGAGCGAAGAGTGATCGCGGACATGGAACGGTCCCTGTCCCAGGAGGATCCGCGGCTGTCGCAGCGGCTCGCGGACTTCGGCCGGACATACCCAGAACCGACCCGGCCGCCTCCGCCCGTCGAGCAGGCGCCCGCGGAACGGGGCGACGGCAGACGCGCCGGGCGGTTCACCGTCTGGTCGATAGCCGTGGCGATCACGCTGCTGTGCGGGGCGCTCGCCCTGTCGGCGGCCGGGTTGCTGGCCGCCGCCACGGTCGCGGCGCTCTGCGGAGTGGCGTGCTGGTCGGTGTACCGCCGCCAGCGGCGCAGACGGCCCGGCGGGCCGCCGGGGGGCCGGCTGAGGCGTTAG
- a CDS encoding dihydrofolate reductase family protein, producing the protein MRKLAITQNVTVDGSVEMLTDWFSPQNQQGADMGDVLEEIRRQDSASDALLLGRRTFEDFRGYWPLQTDDTSGITAYLDQVSKYVVSGTLTDPRWGNSTVLSGDPVEEVTALKARDGGKEIVLTGSITLAHAVIAAGLVDEYRMFVHPAVQGRGRRLFPEGHEIPRLRLLAARTFRSGITLQRYAPA; encoded by the coding sequence ATGCGCAAGCTCGCGATCACACAGAACGTCACCGTCGACGGCTCGGTGGAGATGCTCACGGACTGGTTCAGCCCGCAGAATCAGCAGGGCGCCGACATGGGCGACGTCCTGGAGGAGATCAGGCGGCAGGACAGCGCCTCGGACGCGCTGCTCCTCGGCCGGCGGACCTTCGAGGACTTCCGCGGCTACTGGCCGCTGCAGACCGACGACACCTCAGGTATCACGGCCTACCTCGACCAGGTGAGCAAATACGTCGTCTCGGGCACCCTCACCGACCCGCGGTGGGGGAACTCGACGGTGCTCTCCGGCGATCCGGTCGAGGAGGTGACCGCCCTCAAGGCGCGCGACGGCGGCAAGGAGATCGTCCTCACCGGCAGCATCACCCTGGCCCACGCGGTGATCGCCGCGGGCCTCGTGGACGAGTACCGCATGTTCGTCCACCCGGCAGTGCAGGGCCGCGGGCGGCGCCTGTTCCCGGAGGGACATGAGATCCCCCGGCTGCGCCTGCTCGCGGCACGGACCTTCCGCAGCGGCATCACCCTGCAGCGCTACGCCCCGGCCTGA
- a CDS encoding NAD-dependent epimerase/dehydratase family protein — protein MRVFLTGGSGYVGASVVPALLRGGHDVTALARSESSAAALAALGATPVRGDLTDAEVLSGAAAQADGAIHLGAISSGDAAAVDLAAARAMQTGLDGRGAYVHTGGVWVYGDTDGVVDEDAPKAPPPITAWRVANEEAVLADADRGGRPVLVMPGLVYGNGGHLIKAFFTDPGRAAGAVPQIGDGSGHWSLIHVEDLAELYVKALDAAPGSVYAAVSDQNVRIADISQALSVAIGRPGSIETITLEQAIERMGPIAEAFALDQQLTGARARRELKWAPRYLDALAELETAGG, from the coding sequence ATGCGCGTCTTCCTCACCGGCGGTTCCGGCTACGTCGGCGCGTCCGTCGTACCTGCTCTGCTCCGCGGCGGCCACGACGTCACGGCGCTCGCCCGCAGCGAGTCCTCCGCCGCGGCGCTCGCGGCGCTCGGCGCCACCCCGGTGCGCGGCGATCTGACCGACGCGGAGGTGCTCAGCGGCGCGGCGGCGCAGGCCGACGGCGCGATCCACCTCGGCGCGATCAGCAGCGGCGACGCCGCGGCCGTCGACCTGGCCGCGGCCCGTGCGATGCAGACCGGTCTCGACGGCCGCGGCGCCTACGTCCACACCGGCGGGGTGTGGGTGTACGGCGACACCGACGGCGTGGTGGACGAGGACGCGCCGAAGGCCCCGCCGCCGATCACCGCGTGGCGCGTGGCCAACGAGGAGGCGGTGCTGGCCGACGCGGACCGCGGCGGCCGCCCGGTACTCGTCATGCCGGGCCTCGTCTACGGCAACGGCGGCCACCTGATCAAGGCGTTCTTCACCGACCCCGGCCGGGCCGCGGGCGCGGTCCCGCAGATCGGCGACGGCAGCGGCCACTGGTCGCTCATCCACGTGGAGGATCTCGCCGAGCTGTACGTCAAGGCGCTGGACGCCGCCCCGGGCTCGGTCTACGCGGCCGTCAGCGACCAGAACGTCCGGATCGCCGACATCTCGCAGGCGCTCTCGGTGGCGATCGGCCGCCCGGGCAGCATCGAGACGATCACCCTGGAGCAGGCCATCGAGCGGATGGGGCCGATCGCCGAGGCCTTCGCGCTCGACCAGCAGCTCACCGGCGCCCGCGCCCGCCGCGAACTGAAGTGGGCCCCGCGGTATCTGGACGCCCTCGCCGAGCTGGAGACCGCGGGCGGCTGA
- a CDS encoding (2Fe-2S)-binding protein, translating into MSLVLAYRRLAALCPELGLDAAAPGSPPGPGRTAPGWVDGARLVDDAAARQSWLAAEAAEIRVCYAAEARDDVVASRALHGYLWSVCLLISGPWYLERRVPLLRPADVLLGPGGSVRVVPGPFACLPGDPAAGSGQARVLDCEEALGAELRRAVADHVRPLLGVLRPDLRRGTRALWGMVGDDLISGLWHLGRALGEEDHAADLATRLLPAPTPPFPGGARFRPLPDGHPGPERLTRTRIGCCMHYTIRPEETCSTCPRLRAATRAPVAAAPAGA; encoded by the coding sequence GTGAGCCTGGTCCTGGCCTACCGGCGGCTGGCCGCGCTCTGTCCCGAGCTGGGCCTCGACGCCGCCGCGCCGGGCAGCCCACCCGGACCGGGCCGGACCGCGCCGGGCTGGGTCGACGGCGCCCGGCTGGTGGACGACGCCGCCGCCCGGCAGTCCTGGCTGGCGGCCGAGGCCGCCGAGATCCGGGTCTGCTACGCGGCGGAGGCGCGCGACGACGTGGTCGCCTCCCGCGCCCTGCACGGCTACCTCTGGTCGGTCTGCCTGCTGATCAGCGGACCCTGGTACCTGGAGCGGCGAGTGCCGCTGCTGCGCCCTGCCGACGTCCTGCTGGGGCCCGGCGGCTCAGTGCGGGTGGTGCCCGGCCCCTTCGCCTGCCTGCCAGGTGACCCGGCGGCCGGCAGCGGGCAGGCGCGGGTGCTGGACTGCGAAGAGGCGCTGGGCGCGGAGCTGCGCCGGGCGGTCGCCGACCACGTCCGTCCGCTGCTCGGCGTCCTGCGGCCCGATCTGCGGCGCGGCACCCGCGCCCTGTGGGGCATGGTGGGCGACGACCTGATCTCCGGGCTGTGGCACCTGGGCCGGGCCCTGGGCGAGGAGGACCACGCGGCGGACCTGGCGACCCGGCTGCTCCCCGCGCCGACCCCGCCCTTCCCCGGCGGCGCCCGCTTCCGCCCGCTCCCCGACGGCCACCCCGGGCCCGAGCGGCTGACCCGTACCCGGATCGGCTGCTGCATGCACTACACGATCCGGCCCGAGGAGACCTGCTCCACCTGCCCTCGCCTGCGGGCCGCGACCCGGGCGCCCGTCGCAGCGGCCCCCGCCGGCGCGTGA
- a CDS encoding ATP-grasp domain-containing protein, which yields MQMYLLALNPTDSVTEGFLPAARRLGLTVTVLTDQPDAHRAVAGDAYDGVEVLECPVRDFRAVVARISAHRRPGIVFSNSDHLQVQTALAAAYFGLPAKDWRVALRTKDKAEMRRRLAAAGLPAGTAVHAVELPAGQDPATARDQQDIRYPSVLKPREGVASEDVVLVRDRAELAARWAEISARRPGDALVVEEFLPGDLCTLETVGDGTTRRVLGGFRTRLSPPPYFIEERLTWDPDLPAPVVAQVLAQLDALGVGFGACHTEFVLDRGRARLVEVNYRAIGDQCDLLLADLLQVPLFELVLRVHLGEPLPPGPWPASRRAACLAYPYAREAGTLTAAPAAEDLELDGVRLAYRPLRAVGSHRPLHHTNRDLLGVVRASGPDQQAVDRTVDAFVAARTWEITA from the coding sequence GTGCAGATGTACCTGCTGGCCCTGAACCCGACGGACTCCGTCACCGAGGGGTTCCTGCCGGCCGCGCGTCGCCTCGGCCTGACCGTCACCGTCCTCACCGACCAGCCGGATGCGCACCGCGCGGTGGCCGGGGACGCCTACGACGGCGTGGAGGTGCTGGAGTGCCCGGTGCGCGACTTCCGGGCGGTCGTGGCCCGGATCTCCGCCCACCGGCGGCCCGGCATCGTGTTCAGCAACAGCGACCACCTCCAGGTCCAGACGGCGCTGGCCGCCGCGTACTTCGGCCTGCCGGCCAAGGACTGGCGGGTCGCGCTGCGGACGAAGGACAAGGCCGAGATGCGCCGCCGGCTGGCCGCGGCCGGCCTGCCCGCGGGCACCGCGGTCCACGCCGTCGAGCTGCCCGCGGGGCAGGATCCGGCGACGGCGCGGGACCAGCAGGACATCCGCTATCCGAGCGTGCTCAAGCCGCGGGAGGGGGTCGCCAGCGAGGACGTCGTCCTGGTGCGCGACCGGGCCGAACTGGCCGCCCGCTGGGCGGAGATCAGCGCCCGTCGCCCCGGCGACGCCCTGGTCGTCGAGGAGTTCCTGCCAGGCGACCTGTGCACGCTGGAGACCGTCGGCGACGGCACCACCCGCCGGGTGCTCGGCGGATTCCGCACCCGGCTGTCACCGCCGCCGTACTTCATCGAGGAGCGGCTGACGTGGGACCCGGACCTGCCCGCGCCCGTCGTGGCCCAGGTGCTGGCACAACTCGACGCCCTCGGCGTGGGGTTCGGCGCCTGCCACACCGAATTCGTGCTGGACCGCGGCCGGGCCAGGCTCGTCGAGGTCAACTACCGGGCCATCGGGGACCAGTGCGACCTGCTGCTGGCCGATCTGCTCCAGGTCCCGCTGTTCGAGCTCGTCCTGCGCGTCCACCTGGGTGAACCACTGCCGCCCGGCCCGTGGCCGGCGTCCCGGCGCGCCGCCTGCCTCGCCTACCCCTACGCCCGCGAGGCCGGCACGCTCACCGCCGCACCGGCCGCCGAGGACCTGGAGCTCGACGGGGTACGGCTGGCCTACCGGCCGCTGCGCGCCGTCGGCAGCCACCGGCCGCTGCACCACACCAACCGCGACCTGCTCGGCGTCGTGCGGGCCAGCGGCCCCGACCAGCAGGCCGTGGACCGCACGGTGGACGCCTTCGTGGCTGCCAGGACCTGGGAGATCACCGCGTGA
- a CDS encoding IucA/IucC family siderophore biosynthesis protein yields MSRPRAKHRQDATEAALLLRVLSTLLREDVCGLRTRGVAEDRADGRWLRLRGPGEDDLLLPVEDDGFQCEYAARLPLLRAETPGPRPASGGREVTAGEDVIAALARHAAAEDAAGFAAFAAEYRDALTSLRLQQSTRAQTMARLTARHGPDPATWRGQAASLAFDTLAARLGHPLYPTSAAFPGLTADQILHHAPEFAPSFALRWLALPRTSLTLSPPAAQGPLTAFWPAPSDLGLAGLDRSHVALPVHPLTAGGPLEQALRATGLAGHAVLAEPPYLTAEPTLSTRTVALPEHPGLHLKLPLPTATLGLLNRRTIKPGTLADGAAAQRLLAEMTAREPRFAGRVLHSDETRWAHAGHELIAVLVRRQPAGLDDCTALPLAALPAAAPDGRLVADHLADRYTGGDPVALLDAVLTVLLDWQTTLFGYGIALESHQQNVSLLLDDSTGSTRVRLLFKDDDGLRINRRRLAAALAEDPRGATAVAGFDDPRIVTDDDAPLLDVFTTITVHLCAGALAVALSGPGRAPLPRLLRLVRDRLAEAVDRLGDRPGGPGRALRTAVLDADRLPVKAMVTAGTLLTKRRSGASDINKHYTTGPNYLRRAH; encoded by the coding sequence GTGAGCCGGCCCCGTGCGAAGCACCGGCAGGACGCCACCGAGGCCGCGCTGCTGCTGCGGGTGCTGAGCACGTTACTGCGCGAGGACGTGTGCGGCCTCCGCACCCGCGGCGTCGCGGAGGACCGCGCGGACGGCCGCTGGCTGCGGCTCCGCGGGCCGGGGGAGGACGACCTGCTGCTGCCGGTCGAGGACGACGGCTTCCAGTGCGAGTACGCGGCCCGGCTGCCGCTGCTGCGCGCCGAGACGCCCGGCCCGCGACCCGCGTCCGGCGGGCGTGAGGTGACGGCCGGCGAGGACGTGATCGCCGCCCTGGCCCGGCACGCCGCGGCCGAGGACGCGGCCGGATTCGCGGCGTTCGCGGCCGAGTACCGCGACGCGCTGACCTCGCTGCGGCTCCAGCAGAGCACCCGCGCGCAGACCATGGCCCGGCTGACCGCCCGCCACGGCCCCGATCCGGCGACGTGGCGCGGGCAGGCCGCATCCCTCGCCTTCGACACCCTCGCCGCACGCCTCGGCCACCCGCTCTACCCGACCTCCGCGGCCTTCCCGGGTCTGACCGCCGACCAGATCCTCCACCACGCGCCCGAGTTCGCACCGTCCTTCGCGCTGCGCTGGCTCGCCCTGCCCCGTACCTCGCTCACGCTGAGCCCCCCGGCGGCGCAAGGACCGCTGACCGCCTTCTGGCCCGCGCCCTCCGACCTGGGCCTCGCCGGGCTCGACCGCAGCCATGTCGCGCTGCCCGTGCACCCGCTGACCGCCGGCGGGCCGCTGGAGCAGGCCCTGCGCGCCACGGGCCTGGCTGGTCATGCGGTGCTCGCCGAGCCGCCGTACCTGACCGCCGAACCCACCCTGTCGACCCGTACGGTGGCGCTGCCCGAGCACCCCGGGCTCCACCTCAAGCTGCCGCTGCCCACCGCCACGCTCGGCCTGCTCAACCGCCGCACCATCAAGCCCGGCACGCTGGCCGACGGGGCCGCCGCCCAGCGGCTGCTGGCCGAAATGACCGCGCGCGAACCGCGGTTCGCGGGGCGCGTCCTGCACAGCGACGAGACCCGCTGGGCGCACGCCGGCCACGAGCTGATCGCCGTGCTGGTCCGCCGGCAGCCCGCCGGACTCGACGACTGCACCGCCTTGCCGCTGGCGGCGCTGCCCGCCGCCGCACCCGACGGCCGGCTCGTCGCCGACCACCTCGCCGACCGCTACACCGGCGGCGATCCGGTGGCGTTGCTGGACGCCGTCCTCACCGTGCTGCTGGACTGGCAGACGACGCTGTTCGGCTACGGCATCGCGCTGGAGTCCCACCAGCAGAACGTCTCGCTGCTGCTGGACGACAGCACCGGGTCCACCCGGGTCCGCCTGCTGTTCAAGGACGACGACGGGCTGCGGATCAACCGCCGCCGGCTGGCCGCCGCCCTGGCGGAGGACCCCCGGGGGGCCACCGCGGTGGCGGGCTTCGACGACCCCCGGATCGTCACCGACGACGACGCGCCGCTGCTCGACGTCTTCACCACCATCACCGTCCACCTGTGCGCGGGAGCCCTGGCGGTCGCGCTGTCCGGACCCGGCCGCGCCCCGCTGCCCCGGCTGCTGCGGCTGGTCCGTGACCGCCTCGCCGAGGCGGTGGACCGGCTCGGCGACCGCCCCGGCGGGCCCGGACGCGCGCTGCGTACCGCCGTGCTCGACGCGGACCGGCTGCCGGTCAAGGCGATGGTGACCGCAGGCACGCTGCTCACCAAGCGCCGCTCGGGTGCCTCCGACATCAACAAGCACTACACGACCGGCCCCAACTACCTTCGGCGCGCGCACTGA